CGCCTGTTTCCAATATTCTGCAGCCTTATCAAAGAAACTTTCCGCCTCATCTTCCTTTCCTTCCTGCTTACACTTATCCCCTTGATAATGATATAACACTGCAATATTATTAAGGGCAGAAGGTTTGCGAGGATTGAGTGCCAGACATTGATGGTAATAATCTAAGGCTTCCTCCAACTTACCATTACTAGCATGGATTAAACCCATATTATACAGGATTTCGCTGCGATCGCTCGGATCCTCCTCCAACTTCAAGGCTTCCTCATAGTTTTCAAGGGCTTCCGCATATTCCCCATCAGCCTGTGCCGACATACCATCACGGTAATATACAAACGCCTCTTTTGCCTTGGGGTTAATCGGTAAAACCTTTAAAATAATATCCGCCATAACGGTAAAAGTCTTATCGATAAAGTTATCATTTCTTTGAGATCTAGCCATATATTTAATTTATTAAAAATAAAAGATTTTCCTTGATCCTAATACAAGTATCTATTATGTTGTTGTAAAGATTTTATATCCTCAAACCATAACATTTAAGTCCCCCTGTATTGGGGGATTTAGGGGGCAAAATTATCAACTATTCCCAGTTTGCCCAATCTTGAGGCTTGAGAAAAACATCATATAACTGAGCTTCAGGGGTATTAGGTTCAGGGGTATAACCATATTCCCAGCGTACCAAAGGAGGTAGAGACATCAAAATAGACTCGGTGCGCCCATTGGTTTGTAAACCGAAAATAGTCCCCCTGTCATATACCAAATTAAACTCTACATAACGTCCACGGCGGTATAACTGGAAGTTTCTCTGGCGATCGCCATATTCCGTATGACGACGTTTTTCAGCAATAGGCACATAAGCAGGTAAAAAAGTTTTACCGCAATCTTGCACAAAAGCAAAAATTTCCTCCCAACTACGCTGTTTTTGGGGAGGTAACTGATTACTATATTGTGCCGCCGCCTTATCAGCATGAGGACCACGATAAAGAGGATCATTGCCATCTTGATAGTCAAAGAAAAGCCCACCCACCCCACGGGTTTCGTCACGGTGTTTTAGATAAAAATATTCATCACACCAACGCTTAAACACATTGTAATACTCAGGATGATGCTTATCACAAGTATTCTTAAAAGTAGTGTGAAAATGCTTGGCATCCTCCGCAAAAGGATAATAAGGAGTTAAATCAGCACCACCCCCAAACCACCATACTGGGCCTGCCTCAAAGTAACGATAATTGAGGTGTACTGTGGGAATGTAAGGATTTTTAGGGTGTAATACCATAGAGGTACCTGTGGCATAAAAACGATGACCTTCAGCTTCGGGGCGCTGTTTTAAAATGCTAGGAGGAAGATGATCGCCCCATACCTCAGAAAAATTAACCCCGCCCTGCTCAAAAACATCACCATCAGTCATTACACGAGATCTACCGCCGCCGCCTTCCTCTCTTTGCCAACTATCCTCCTGAAACTTACCTTTACCGTCAAGGGCTTCTAAACCTTGGCAAATCTCATCTTGGATAGACTGCATAAATTGACTGACCCTATTTTTTGCATCTTCGGGAGGAAAAGAAGTAGAATTAATGGGATTAGTATTTTCTTTAGTCGCCGTATTCATAAATTTTTTTTAAAATTGCTAAAAATAACTTACAATCTATCAATCTAAACTGTAAGGGGTATCTGAACTAGAAAATTTTGCAGATCTTAATATTCTGCAATAAAACCCTCAGCGATAATTGAGCAAGACTAACTCTAAATACTGTCTTAGCGAAAAAGTGAATAAATTATCGGTCAATCATCAATTATCAATTGCCTACTATCATGATTTTCAACTTTTCTTTTAAACTACTTCTGGCAGATGGCGAGAAACAACTATGTCAAAGCTCTCTCTACAAAACCTATCGAGTGACGACAAGTATTCCCGTGGATGTAGTTTGGCATCGTTTAATCAATTTAGCTGATATGTCTTGGCATCCTTTATTTGTGAAAACAAAATTACCGCAGGGATTAATACCCAAACCCGGATTAATTTTTGGGGTTGTTACCCGTCTTACTCCCATTCCCATTAGGGTATTTGTGGAAAATGTTCGCCCCAGAGAACTTTTGAGCATTCGTTTATTGGCGATTCCGGGTATTGAGCAAAGAATTACTTATCAGATGGAGTCCACCCTTTGCGGTAGTTATATCGCTTATTCTATAACCCTCAAAGGATGGTTATCTCCAGTTATTTGGTGGTTTATAAAACCCTATTCGGCGAAGGTGGCTTCTGAGTTGGTAAATGCGGCGGCGAAGTCTTTACCGTAAAAAAAATTAATCTTGTTTACGAGAAGGATGATTAAACCATGGTCTTTGTTCTTGACTATCGTTATATTTTTCCCCCAAAAGTTTTGTAACATCTTCCATGGTGCCTTGATGGGAAACCCATCCATGTTCGATGTCGGGAAAATCTAACTGACAATTTTCACATTTTTTGTCGGAATAGAAGCGGATAGGACACCAAAATGATTCTACATTTCTTAACATCTCACTACCCAATGACCATACCCCTGTCATCCAGTCACAGTACAAACACCAAATTAGGTCATAGCCTATTAATCCCTCAAATTTTTGACGAGATACATTGACCCATTCTTTTGCTTCATATTTGGGTAATTTAATTAACCACGTGAGGGGGGGATAAACGATGATTTCACCTAATCGAACAAACCAGAATATAGGAATTGCAAGGGCAGTAATCCAAACTGCCAAATGATTGCGCCATTTGCCTACCATACCGCTTAGGGTTCCATGGATATTAGCAGGAGGTTTTTTGTGCAAGGATTCATGGGCAATAATCCAAACCCAAAGACTACTAATTTCGGCTAATAAGGCAATGCTAACTCCTTGCCACTGGGCAAAGACAGAACCAACGATGAGAGGAAGTAGCATAAAATAAGCTAGTGCTAAATCAATACCGGGAGCATAACAGAGGCGATCGCCCATTTTTTTTCCTGCTTCGCCCAGTCTAGGTAACAAGTGCAAAACACCAATTCCTAATAGTAATGAGACAACTAGATAAAGATATAGTCTTATTAACATTGATTTTCTGGTATCAATATTGTGATTCTTCTATTACCCATCAGTATAGGGAAAAAAAATTAGGAAATAAATAAGTTTTATTACACCAAAACTAAGCCACTATCATTCTCTATTTTCCAAAACCTTGCATGATTAAAAAAAATTCGTTATACTTGTAAAAGTGATGACGCGGGATAGAGCAGTCAGGTAGCTCGTCGGGCTCATAACCCGAAGGTCGGTGGTTCAAATCCGCCTCCCGCCATAAAATCAAGATTAAGGGGCTAGTAAGTTTTTACCGAGCCTCTTTTTCTTATATACTTCTGCCACTTCTGGCATCCATTGCTCAAAGTGATATAACAATAGGGTTGCTAAGTCTCTGATTTCTGATTGGGCATCCTTGGGTAATCGGAGGTCACAAAAATGTAGTAAGCTACGGGCATTAAAAGATACTACAAAATGTTGACGGATATTTTGGGTTAATATATCCCTTGCGTGTTCTGGGGCATAACCATCATTATTTATTTTTTCCGCATAATAGGCGATCGCACTTTTAGTAAAAGCAATATCCTTATTACGGGTATCCTGAGAATAAAAATATTTATTACCCTCCCGATCAAAATAATTACCAATGGCACGAAAATAGAATAAAGATTCAATCTCATGGGCAATAACATCAAAATCCGCCGATTGGGCTTCTAACTCCTCAATTTTTTTGGCAAGATTTAAGATGCGCTGGCTAGTGTAACGCTGAGATTGACAATCAAAACTTACCCCCACCCGATGGGTGCGCGCCTGTACCATCACAGAATGGGGGAAATTGATCACATTAAAAGTAATACTAGGATGTTCAATAATACCCCAGTGCATTTTATTCACACAATTACGAACAATTCTGCGTCCTAATTCCGCCTCAGAATAACTAGCTAATTTTTCGTATTCCTCCGCCACAAAACTTTCACTATAATCTTGGTGCATTGCCAAATAACAAAGCAAATTAGGGCGCTCAGTTTTTCCCAAAACCGTCACCGCAAAACGAGGATCTAATAATTGTAAATTATCGGTCATCTCCATCTCCTTGTAAAGTTTGATTTTCCTTTCTTTTTAGTAGTTTATTAATATTCCCTTCCATCACTTCTTCAGGATTTAATCCCAATTCATCACATAATCTTGCCCAATACCATAAAACATCTCCTAACTCTTTTGTCAATTTTTCTTGAGCTTGTTCGAGGGGAAAATCCTTACGAATATACTTTTTGACCACCCCACTAACTTCCCCAGCTTCAGAAGCTAAACCCAAAGTTAGATACTCCAAAAAAGTATCAGGAGGATAAATAGCAGTTTGTTTTGTCAACTCTACATATTCTTTAATATTCATAAAAAAAAGAAAATAATTTACTTAAAATTCAACACAAAAAATCAATCTGAATCTTTCCTTGACACAGTAAACCCAGGTCAGATTAAACTTGCAAAATTTCTTGATCATTTAATCAAACCCTGTAATATCAGATTTGTTTAAATACCTATTTGTGATACATCGCAATAGGCACAATTACTAAAGTCAAATAAAAAGACAACAGACAAGACTAAGTAGTATCTCATTGTCCATTGCCCATTGTCAATTGTTTCTTGGTGCCTAACGGCGAGGAAATCGGCGACGTTGTAAAAACTCAGGAATATCCAACCCTGCGAGGGGGTTACTTTCAGACTCCGAGTTAGTAGCGGTTTTTTCTTCCTCATCATCAGAGGTTGAGGTTTGAGGAATGGTAGGAGGAGAAATAATCGCCTGTAAAGAATCATCCCCATTATTCTCAGCGGAGAATCCAGTGGCAATGACAGTTATACGGATTTCTCCTTGCATACTTTCATCTATCACTGCTCCAAAAATAATATTAGCATTGGGATCAACAATATCATAGATAGTTTCAGCCACGGTATTAACTTCATGGAGAGTTAAATCATTACCCCCAGTAATGTTTAATACAACCCCTTTGGCACCCTGAATAGAAGACTCTATGAGGGGGGAAGAAATGGCAGCCACGGCGCTCTCTTTTGCCCGAGATTTTCCAGAGCCAATGCCAATACCCATAAGGGCTGAACCTGCATCAGCCATTACCGCCCTGACATCTGCAAAATCAACGTTAACTAATCCGGGGATGGTGATAATATCAGAGATACCTTGTACCCCTTGACGGAGAATATCATCAGCAATGCGGAAAGATTCTTGCAAGGGAGTATCGGAGGGGATAACCGATAATAGTTTATTGTTGGGGATAACAATGAGGGTATCTACACGACTTTGTAAGGCGCTGATGCCATCATCGGCTTGGGTGGTGCGTCTTCTACCTTCAAAAGTGAAGGGGCGAGTAACTACCCCCACAGTAAGACAACCCATTTCCTTGGCAACTTCGGCAACGATGGGCGCGGCGCCTGTACCTGTACCTCCTCCCATACCTGCTGTAATGAATACGAGGTCAGTATTTTCTAGGGCTTTGGCAATTTCTTCCCGAGATTCTTCGGCGGCTTTTTGTCCGATGGAAGGATTACCCCCTGCCCCTAATCCTCGGGTGAGTTTTTGCCCGATTTGGAGGCAATAGGTTGCCATGGATTCGGTAAGGGCTTGGGCATCGGTGTTAATTTGCCAAAATTCTACCCCTGAGACGCTGCTTTGAATCATGCGATTGACGGCATTACAACCCCCTCCGCCAACACCGATGACTTTTATTTGGGCTACATTACTAGGTACTATTTGACGTGAGTTCATATTGTTTTCAAGGGGGGGAGTTTGAGCCTTGGTTTTTTGAGTTTTTCGGGGGGTGTTGTTATCTTGATTTTTATTAATGCCTGATGACTCAATTAAATATTTTGCAAGGTTTAAATCTGCTTCATTCATTTTTATTTTAGGCTAATTTGGATATAGTTTTGAAGAAAAATAGTCTTTTTATTTAGTAGAAATAATTGCTACATAAATGTTTCAATTTATAGTTTCTGATGGTTTTTTCAATCCTCACAGAAATTATAACTTAAGTTATGATAATGGTTATTTTTATGGTTGTCTGTTTATGGGTTTACTTTTGTGCAAAAAAATCTACTAATTCTTGTAATTTATCCCATGCACTGCCACTTTCAATGATATTCCTCGCTTTTTCAATGGCTGTGGGATAATCCCCTAGGGGGGTAACTTCTCCTACTTGTAGGGCAAGGGAAGCATTTAAGACTACGGCATCGGTTTGGGCTTGGGTGCCTTTTCCTTGTAATACCTGAGTTAAAATCTGGGCATTTTCTTCCACATCTCCTCCTTTTAAATCGGCGAGGGTGGCGGGGGTTAAACCTAATTCTTGGGGATTGATGGTGGTTTTATTTACTTTGCCATTATCAATGATGGCGATGTCGGTAATGTCCCCAAGCCCTGCCTCGTCTAGCTTTTCTCTTCCATGAAGGGCGATCGCCCTTTTGACTCCCAAAGTATTAAGGGCTTCTGCCATGGGTTCTATGAAATGGGGTGCATATACCCCAATAATTTGCCCTGTAGGACGCATAGGATTAACTAGAGGACCTAACAAATTGAAAATTGTTCTGATTTTTAATTCTCGACGAATAGGGCCCACTGCCTTCATGGCAGGATGCCATCCGGGGGCAAATAAGAAGGTAACGCCTACCTCATCTAATGCCTGTTTATATTCTTTTATATCACCGTTTAACTTTACGCCGAGATGTTCTAAAACATCGGCAGAGCCTACTTTACTTGAAGCTGAACGATTACCATGTTTTGCTACCTTTACTCCCCCAGCCGCCGCCACAAAGGCCACTGCGGTGGAAATATTAAAAGTAGAAGAGCCATCTCCCCCCGTGCCACAGGTATCAATGACGGGGGTAGTATGGGTTATCAAATCTGACTGGAGAGACTGAGATTGCAACACTTTCGCCATTCCTGCCAACTCTATACCTGATACTCCTTTGGCTTGTAGTGCCGCCAAGATAGCCCCTGACAAGGCTGGACTAATTTCCTCTTTTAACCATCCCTCCATGAGGGTTGACGCTTGACTTTGACTCAAGGATTCCTGGGCGAGAAGTTGTTGTAATAATAAAGTCCAGTCTGTCATCTTTAGTTCATCGGGTAATTGCAATAATGGCTAAATTTTATCACCGACTTTACACACTATCAACTTTTTATAAAAATTTTTGACCCACAACCTGTAGGGACGTACCATGGTAAGTCCCTACCAATAATGATTTACCCATTTATTAACTTAAAGGCGGGTGTGACCATCTATCAAAGAACCCATGCCCTCAAGGGTGGATACAATACTACTAGGATCCATAAACATTACCTTACTACTTTCACTACTACCAATGACTTTTCCTGTTTCTAAGTATTGCTGAGTGAGTAAAAACTGTAATGCTTTTTGGGCTAAGGTATCTCCTCGCAACTGATTGACAACTATTTGCAGGGCTTCGGCGGTGGCTTGGGCTTGGAGAATCTGTTGTTGTTTGTCTGCTTCTGCCTGTAGGATGGCGGCTTTTTTGAGGGCTTCTGCTTCCAATATTTTGGCTTCTGCCCTACCTTGGGCGGAGTTGATGGCGGAGTCTCTTTCTCCTTCGGAGGTGAGAATGGCGGCTCTTTTTTTCCTCTCGGCGGCCATTTGTTGTTCCATGGATTGTTGTACCGCCATGGAGGGGGTAATGTCTTTTAGTTCTACTCTCAATACTTTAACACCCCAAGGGTCGGTGGCAATGTCTAATTCTCGCAGGAGAATGTTATTGATTTCGGTACGGGCGACAAAGGTTTCGTCTAGTTCTAATTTTCCTATTTCCGCTCTGATTTGGGTTAAAACTAGGTTTTGCATCCCCCCTTGTAAATTTTCAATTTTGTAATAGGCTTTTTCCATGTCGATGATGCGCCAATATACTACGGCATCAACGCTGATGGCTACGTTATCTTTGGTGATGCAGGATTGGGGGGGTACATCGAGGATTTTGTCTCTGACGGTGTCTTTGTACACTACTTTATCGAGGAAGGGAACTACAAAATTGAGTCCGGGGGATAGTTTTTTGTTGTAGCTTCCTAAACGTTCTACTAAAAATTCGTTTTTCTCATTAACGATTTTGACGCTACCAAAAACTGCTGATCCTGCTAAAACTACGATAAAAAATAGTTGTTCCATGATAATCTTTTTTTATGTTTTATTTTTAGTTTAGTCTATTAGAGAGGTCTGATTATTTATTTAAGAAAAGTTTAAGATATTTGACCATAAGTTAATATTTTTTACATTAAAATTTTCTCGGCAAAACTGATAAAGTATTACCATGGCGACTGACAATATATACTTTTTCGTCGGGACTTAATTCTATGGTTTCATCGGCACATACTGCCTGCCACGAACTCCCTTCATACATTACTCTCCCCATTTTCCCTGGGGCGATCGCCGTTATGGTGACACCCTCATCTTCTTCTAATAATAAAGGATCTTTTCTTTTGGGGGCAAGATATTTTTTCGCTAAGAGAATTAAAGTAATAGAAAGAACCATCCAAATAACAATTAAAACATTATTATAGGGCAAAATAAGGGAAATACCGGCCACCATAAAAGCACTCAAACCCATCATAAATTCGACAAATGCGGTGGGAAAAATAAGCTCCATTAAACAAAAAATTGAGCCTATGATAAGCCATAATAGTACGGGAGAAGACATAGAAAATTAATTGTTATCAGCTATTTTGATAGTAGATTTTTTTTGAAAGTAAGCACTAAATATTTTGGGATAATATTTAGTCTTTTATCTTTATTTATCTTCTATTATAGCTAGGGCATTCTTTTATTTTCCGATGATTGAGGGAAATTAACATTTCCCTACATCACCGGCAACCTAGGGGCGTTTGTAAAGGTATCTAACTAAACTGACACCCAACCAGCCCAAAAGGGCATAGACGATGATTGCCACAATCACGTTTAAATCAAAAACATTACTACCACCGATGGGATTGAGACTATCATCGGATACAGGACTGATAAATAAGGTTGCAAAAGGAACCATAAATGGTCGAGAGATGCCGTAGATAAATTGGGCAAATTGATTTTCTGGATTAGCACCTAAAAGCCTTAGCAAAAATCGGATAAACAATAGTACCTGTAAAAATCCTACTAAGATATAAATAGTATTAACAATCCAGGCAAATGTAGAGGCTCGTTTTTTTGCTTTTAATTCCCTTTCTTTTTTATGAAGTTTGTAGGCTTCTTCTTCTTGGCGAAGTTGTTGTTCTTTTTCTATATTATCTTCAAAAGGTTCATGGTTCATGGTTTTAGGGTTTATTTACTTAGGGTGTAGTAGAGGACTTTTATAAATAGTTGAAATCTTTTTTTTACTAAAATTATTCCCTATTGTAATCAATTTGAGGGGGATTTTTATAATTTTAAAAAAAATTAATATTCAAATTATATTTGAAATAAAATTTCTGATTACTTCACCCTATGAAAAACACAAAAACCAATCAGCCTGTCCATTTTCAGGGAGTTGTTAATTGAGTTTACTACCTAATAGAAATAGACTGAAAAGAGTACCACTATTCCATAAACTATGTACCATAATCGAAGAGAGTAAACTGCGGGAGCGAGTATATATTATTCCCAACAAAATACCTAAAGTTGCTAAAGGTAATATTTCTGATAAACTAAGATGGGCGATCGCAAAGACACCTCCACTAAGTACAATGGCACCCCATACAGGCATATAACGGGTAAGAGAAGGTAATAGAAAACCTCGGAAAATAATTTCTTCAAAAATAGGTGCCGCCACTGAGGCAGTAATAAAGAAAATTAGTAATGCCACCTTATCTTGAGATTCCAAAGCTAATAATAACAATGGATTGCTACCCCCCTGTCCATCCCAAATTTGTTGATTGAGAAAAGAAACCAAAAATACTAAGGGAATGGCCGTTAAATAGCCACCTAATCCCCACCAAAACCAATTTTTGTTGGTTAGTTTGAACCAACCTTCGGGCAAAGGGAAAAAGGGTTTGACGGACAAATATAAAACTAATAAACCACTCCCTGCCATCAAGAAATAACTAACTAAAACATATAACGCCTTACCTCTAATATTAAAACCTGCAGGACTAATACCACTGGCACTAAAAATAAGGGGCAATAGTATTTGAGAAACAAAGAAAAAACCAACAATTAAAACTTGTAAAATAGTCTCCCAATCCCATTTTAATTCCCAAGATAAACCACCATTAACTGCTAATATTGATGATTCTTTTTTAAGGAACCATTGGATTAATAAAAATAAGATTAAACCAGTACCAATTACACCTCCAAAAAAGGGAATAAGACTAAGAATAATTAATCTTGTGGTTGCTTTTTCTGCGAGGGTTTGTTGTAATGCTTGAATCTCTAACAATTGAGTTTGATTATTTTCAATTTGATAATATTTTTCAAGGACAATTAATTGAAACCAATCATCTAAATTATCTTCAATAATTACCTCTGCATTTTCATCTATGGATGTTGGCGAAATCCAGATTTGATCAAGGATTGGTGCAACGGGATTGGTTGATGCTTGTTGCCAATACTCAGACGCTTTTTCCTCGTTATTTTGAACCGCATTGATGATGCCTAATTTAATTTTTAATTGTTCTGTTAATTGTTGATTGGCATTAATGCTTTCCTTTATTTGTTGTCTAGGAGTTTCAGAAATATTAATAAACTCTTCTTCTTTTTTTTCTGTTTGTGTAATGACAGCATCGAGAACATTTTGATATTGTTTTTCTGCTACTTGATAGGGGTTATTTCCCACCAAAGTTTGGGCAATTTCGTTGATATTTTTATCTTCAGATTCTTCTAATTCTGCAACATTGAGAATAAGATTAGTTTGATATAATTCTAGTTGAGATTGAACTTGAGGCTCTGCTAAACTTTGCCCCAAGGCAAAAAACACACTAAATAGGGAAACGATTGTGACTATGGCTAAAAGCGATCTTTTGAGATTCATATATTAATTTATAAAATGCTTTTATTTGTTACTTTATCAAAAATTGTCCTTTTAAGAAAATAATATTAAGTTCTATCTATCAATTACAAAAAGATATTATTATTTATTTGCCTAAATCTAGCAATTCTGAGGAACTTTCAGGATCATTATTCAGACTAAGTTGATATAAAATTATAATTTAGAAAATTAATCAATATTTCTGTTTAGGTGTAATCAAATTTTTAAAGCAATTAGATGATATTTATTATCTACAAAAATAATTACTAAAACTCTTTGATCATTAAGGTTTTTTAGATTGATGATTTCTTTGTTTAAGTTCAAATTTTTGATAATATTTCCTTTCTTATCTAAGATTAAAATATTTCCTTTGGTACTAGCACAGATAAAATAATCACTATAGGAGAATATAAAATGGGGATAAAAATCTAGGGGTATCCTTTTAATGTGAAAGGGTTTGAGATTAACTAAAACAGCATAATTAGTAAATTTTTCTCTGGCTAAAAAATAGCTTTTATATTTTGGATGGACAATAATATTTTCTAAAGGTAAATTGAGACAATAATTATTGTACCAGTAGCCCTTTCTAGTAAATAATCGCCAAAATGTATAATTAGAATTAAATTCTTTTTGCCGAAAGCTAACTAAACCATGACCTTGATCAATGACGATAATTTCTTGGGGTAAAAAATCCTCAATTTGAGGC
The sequence above is a segment of the Cyanobacterium stanieri PCC 7202 genome. Coding sequences within it:
- a CDS encoding anthranilate phosphoribosyltransferase (PFAM: Glycosyl transferase family, a/b domain; Glycosyl transferase family, helical bundle domain~TIGRFAM: anthranilate phosphoribosyltransferase~COGs: COG0547 Anthranilate phosphoribosyltransferase~InterPro IPR017459:IPR000312:IPR005940~KEGG: cyp:PCC8801_3063 anthranilate phosphoribosyltransferase~PFAM: glycosyl transferase family 3; Glycosyl transferase, family 3-like~PRIAM: Anthranilate phosphoribosyltransferase~SPTR: Anthranilate phosphoribosyltransferase;~TIGRFAM: anthranilate phosphoribosyltransferase) gives rise to the protein MTDWTLLLQQLLAQESLSQSQASTLMEGWLKEEISPALSGAILAALQAKGVSGIELAGMAKVLQSQSLQSDLITHTTPVIDTCGTGGDGSSTFNISTAVAFVAAAGGVKVAKHGNRSASSKVGSADVLEHLGVKLNGDIKEYKQALDEVGVTFLFAPGWHPAMKAVGPIRRELKIRTIFNLLGPLVNPMRPTGQIIGVYAPHFIEPMAEALNTLGVKRAIALHGREKLDEAGLGDITDIAIIDNGKVNKTTINPQELGLTPATLADLKGGDVEENAQILTQVLQGKGTQAQTDAVVLNASLALQVGEVTPLGDYPTAIEKARNIIESGSAWDKLQELVDFFAQK
- a CDS encoding SPFH domain, Band 7 family protein (PFAM: SPFH domain / Band 7 family~COGs: COG0330 Membrane protease subunits stomatin/prohibitin homologs~InterPro IPR018080:IPR001107:IPR001972~KEGG: cyc:PCC7424_2247 band 7 protein~PFAM: band 7 protein~SMART: band 7 protein~SPTR: Band 7 protein) is translated as MEQLFFIVVLAGSAVFGSVKIVNEKNEFLVERLGSYNKKLSPGLNFVVPFLDKVVYKDTVRDKILDVPPQSCITKDNVAISVDAVVYWRIIDMEKAYYKIENLQGGMQNLVLTQIRAEIGKLELDETFVARTEINNILLRELDIATDPWGVKVLRVELKDITPSMAVQQSMEQQMAAERKKRAAILTSEGERDSAINSAQGRAEAKILEAEALKKAAILQAEADKQQQILQAQATAEALQIVVNQLRGDTLAQKALQFLLTQQYLETGKVIGSSESSKVMFMDPSSIVSTLEGMGSLIDGHTRL
- a CDS encoding protein of unknown function DUF107 (PFAM: NfeD-like~COGs: COG1585 Membrane protein implicated in regulation of membrane protease activity~InterPro IPR002810~KEGG: cyc:PCC7424_2246 protein of unknown function DUF107~PFAM: protein of unknown function DUF107~SPTR: Putative uncharacterized protein), coding for MSSPVLLWLIIGSIFCLMELIFPTAFVEFMMGLSAFMVAGISLILPYNNVLIVIWMVLSITLILLAKKYLAPKRKDPLLLEEDEGVTITAIAPGKMGRVMYEGSSWQAVCADETIELSPDEKVYIVSRHGNTLSVLPRKF
- a CDS encoding protein of unknown function YGGT (PFAM: YGGT family~InterPro IPR003425~KEGG: mar:MAE_29140 hypothetical protein~PFAM: protein of unknown function YGGT~SPTR: Putative uncharacterized protein); this translates as MNHEPFEDNIEKEQQLRQEEEAYKLHKKERELKAKKRASTFAWIVNTIYILVGFLQVLLFIRFLLRLLGANPENQFAQFIYGISRPFMVPFATLFISPVSDDSLNPIGGSNVFDLNVIVAIIVYALLGWLGVSLVRYLYKRP
- a CDS encoding Abortive infection protein (PFAM: CAAX amino terminal protease family~COGs: COG1266 metal-dependent membrane protease~InterPro IPR003675~KEGG: cyc:PCC7424_3016 abortive infection protein~PFAM: Abortive infection protein~SPTR: Abortive infection protein), whose translation is MNLKRSLLAIVTIVSLFSVFFALGQSLAEPQVQSQLELYQTNLILNVAELEESEDKNINEIAQTLVGNNPYQVAEKQYQNVLDAVITQTEKKEEEFINISETPRQQIKESINANQQLTEQLKIKLGIINAVQNNEEKASEYWQQASTNPVAPILDQIWISPTSIDENAEVIIEDNLDDWFQLIVLEKYYQIENNQTQLLEIQALQQTLAEKATTRLIILSLIPFFGGVIGTGLILFLLIQWFLKKESSILAVNGGLSWELKWDWETILQVLIVGFFFVSQILLPLIFSASGISPAGFNIRGKALYVLVSYFLMAGSGLLVLYLSVKPFFPLPEGWFKLTNKNWFWWGLGGYLTAIPLVFLVSFLNQQIWDGQGGSNPLLLLALESQDKVALLIFFITASVAAPIFEEIIFRGFLLPSLTRYMPVWGAIVLSGGVFAIAHLSLSEILPLATLGILLGIIYTRSRSLLSSIMVHSLWNSGTLFSLFLLGSKLN